One Gallus gallus isolate bGalGal1 chromosome 31 unlocalized genomic scaffold, bGalGal1.mat.broiler.GRCg7b 31_unloc3, whole genome shotgun sequence genomic window, gcagaaaacgcgtgattttcgggttaaatgggggattctcgaagaggatgtagtgccccatagagacccatggagaccccatagcgccccactgtgccccatagagacccatagggacccatagggacccatagagtcccattgtgccccatagggacacacagtgccctatagagaccccacagagccccataaagaccccatagggacccatagagacaccaTAGAGacccatatggccccatagagaccccataggaaccaatagtgccccatagagccccatagagaccgcATATTGCCCCNNNNNNNNNNNNNNNNNNNNNNNNNNNNNNNNNNNNNNNNNNNNNNNNNNNNNNNNNNNNNNNNNNNNNNNNNNNNNNNNNNNNNNNNNNNNNNNNNNNNNNNNNNNNNNNNNNNNNNNNNNNNNNNNNNNNNNNNNNNNNNNNNNNNNNNNNNNNNNNNNNNNNNNNNNNNNNNNNNNNNNNNNNNNNNNNNNNNNNNNNNNNNNNNNNNNNNNNNNNNNNNNNNNNNNNNNNNNNNNNNNNNNNNNNNNNNNNNNNNNNNNNNNNNNNNNNNNNNNNNNNNNNNNNNNNNNNNNNNNNNNNNNNNNNNNNNNNNNNNNNNNNNNNNNNNNNNNNNNNNNNNNNNNNNNNNNNNNNNNNNNNNNNNNNNNNNNNNNNNNNNNNNNNNNNNNNNNNNNNNNNNNNNNNNNNNNNNNNNNNNNNNNNNNNNNNNNNNNNNNNNNNNNNNNNNNNNNNNNNNNNNNNNNNNNNNNNNNNNNNNNNNNNNNNNNNNNNNNNNNGGGTTTTCTATAGGGCCCCTATAGGCTCCCTATGGGCTCCCTATGGGATcactatggggtccctatggggtccgtACGGGGTCCCCGCGGGGCCCCCCGGTGCGCAGCTCACTCGATGGCGGGCAGCAGGTAATGTTTGCGCAGCGTCTCGAAGTACGGCCCGAGGTTGGCGCTCCCTTCGATCACGAAGACGACGTCGGCCACCATGGCGGAGGGACCGGAAACCACCATGGATCCTCCTCCCCGCCCCCGGTGGGGTTCCGAAGCGGAAGCGGAATGAGCGAGGAAGGGAACcgggtgaggtgggggttgagggggggggggaagagtgAGGAGCTCCGCTCGCACCCCGCCGCTCCTCCGCGCTGCTGCTCCGCTTCCGGTCGGGCGCGGCTTCGCTTCCGGTCTAGAGCGGAAAGGGTGGGGCCAAAAGCGGAAGTGGTGAGAGCGGGGGCGATGAGGGATAGGCCGAAGGACCGGAAGTGGGGTGGGTGAGACCCTCCTCTTCCGGTGTCTCGTAGCCCAGGGCAACGCGCGCTTCCGGTCGGCGCAACGCGGGGCTGTGAGTGGGGAACGGGGAGAGCGGAGGGGGAGGGCGGGAAGGGACGGGGCCAACGAGGGAGGGGCGTGGCCTCTGGGTGGGCGGGGAGTGGAGGGCGAGGGGCGGGGCTTGGGGGATAAGGGGCCAATGATTGGAGGGCGTGTTTTCAAGGGGCGGAGCTTTCGTAGGGGGCGTGGCCAGGTGTGGAGGGGCGAGGGTGGGGCTTAAGTGATGGGGGCGGGGCTTGGGGGAAGGGACCAATGAGTGAAGGGCTTTGTCTCAGGGGGCGTGGCCAGGGGAGGGGTGGGGCTTAGAGAGGGGCGGGGCCTATCGTGGGGGTGTGGCCTAagctgtgccccataagtgccccataagtcCCCCATAAGTGCTCTTTGTGCCTCATAAATGCCCCATAGATTCCCATGGAACCCTATAGTGTTTCATAAGTGCCCCATCGCACCCCACAAGTGGCCTGGAAGAGTTCTCTGTCCCCCGATAagtgccccatagtgccccacaagtgccccataagtgttCCCATTGCCCTATAAGTGCTCTCTGTGCCCCATaagagccccatagtgccccataagtgctcTCTGTGCCCTATAAATGCCTTACGTTGCCCCATAAGTGTTCCCTGTGCCcaagtgccccataagtgccgCATAGTCCCCCATAAGTGCTCTTAGTGCTCCATAAGttccccatagatccccatagaaCCTCATAGTGTTTCATAAGTGCCCCATAGTGCCCTGTAAGTGCCCCATCGTGCCCCACAAGTGGCCTGTAAGAGTTCTCTGtcccccataagtgccccatagtgccccacaagtgccccataagtgttCCTATTGCCCCATAAGTTCTCTCTGTGCCCCATATGTGCCCCATAGTGGCCAATAgaaccccatagtgccccataagtgccccatagtgccccataagtgctcTTAGTGCACTATaagtgccccatagatccccatagaaCTTCGTAGTGTTTCATAAGTGCACCACAGTGCCCCACAAGTGGCCTGTAAGAGTTCTTTGccccccataagtgccccacagtgccccataagtgctcTCTTTGCCCCATAAGTGCTCCACAGTACCCCATAGAATTCCATAGTGCCTCATATttgccccatagtgccccatataaccccatagtGCCTCATAAGTACCTCATAGTGCCCCGTAGGGCCCCACAAGTGCCCCATAAGTTCTCTCAGTGCCCCATAAATGCCCCAGAGCATCCCATAAGTGCTCTCTGTGCCTTACAAACACCTCTtggtgccccatagcaccccatatcccaccccatagcgccccatgGTGCCCAATAGGGGGTGGGGCTTAAggaggagggggcggggcttcttGGCTGGGTGGGAGGGGCTTTGCAATGCAGTAAAGAGGAGGGGCTTAAACACGGAGGGGGGGGCGTGGCTTGCAGCGAGGGGGCGTGACCTGACGACCGAGGTGGGCGTGGCCATGGAGGTGGGCGGGACTTTGCTCCTGGTGGGCGTGGCCTCGGCTTCCGGGCTGCCCTTATTCTGCCGTTCCCGGGGAGCTCCGGCCCGGATGCAGgtaagccccgccccctttccTTTAGCCCCGCCCCCGTGTCAAAACCCTGCCCCCATATCACCCATTCACTGCCCCCTTTCCTTAGCCACGCCCCCTTTCTTTTAGCCCCGCCCCCTTTGTCAAGACCACGCCCCTTGTCCCAAGCCCCAACCCAAAATCTTCAAGCCCCACCCCCTTTCCCTTAGCCCCACCCTTTCCCCGTTAACCCCGCCCTCTCATGCATAGCCCATCCCCAGACCCTCCATTCCCCACCCCCTTTCCTGAGcccctcccccttttccttAGCTCCGCCCCCTATCTCAAAACCCCACCCCTTTATgtcaagccccgcccccttgTCTGTCACCTCGTCGCAGTCTCGATGCCCCGCCCCCCGAGTCAAAGCCCCGCCCCATAACCTTCATCCCCTGTCCCTTCTCTTAGCCCCGCCCCTTTCCGTAGCCCCGCCCACTTTCCCAGACAGCGTCGCCTTCTCTTAGCCCCGCCCCTTTCCGTAGCCCCGCCCACTTTCCCAGGCAGCGCCGCCTTCTCTTAGCCCCGCCCCTTTCCTTAACCCCGCCCACTTTTCCAAAGCCACGCCCCCAACCTTAATTCCCCGCCCCCTTAGTCAAAACCCCGCCCCCTATccttcatccccatccccttccaTTTAGCCCCGCCCCTTTTCCGGAGCCCCGCCCCCTACCCTTTAGCCCCGCCCCTTACGCTTAGCCCCGCCCCCAGCTGCCGTTCCCATTGGTCGGCGCCCTGCATGGCGTCCACGTGTtcggggccggcggcggcgtGGGGCTCCGTGGGGCACAGAGCGGCCGTGGGACGCTGgcctggaggggggggggacaggTAGGAGGGcagggcgctatggggcagggggagggggggggatgtggggctgaatgtttggggaggtgtggggctgaacgtgtggggctgggggatgtgtggggtggggggtatggggagatgtggggctgtgagctatggggcagggggatgtgtggggctgaATGCGTGGGGCTGGAGGTGTGGGaagatgtggggctggggtgggggtgggctgattgtgtggggtggagggacatggggagatgtggggctgaatgtgtggggctgggggataTGTGGGCGGGGCTACAGTGGTGACGCAATTGTTGATTGGGTGGCATGGAAAGGGGGCGGAGCTTCACTGTGGGTGTGGCTTCAATGGGGATGCGATTATTGATTGGGTGGTGTGgaaagggggcgtggcttcATTGGGGCGCGGATGCAAAGGGGACACGATTATTGATTGGGTGGTGCggaaagggggcggggctacACGTGGGCGTGGCTTTGTGAGTGCGGCCTGAGTGTGGCCGGAAGTGTGGGAGGCGTGGCCGGAAGTGGGCGTGACAGGAAGTGGGCGTGGTCGGAAGTGGGGAAGAGAGCGGAAGTTGGGTTCTGACCGGAAGTTGGAATGTGATCGGAAGTAGGGGAGTGACCGGAAGTGGGCGTGACTGGAGCGGAACTTGGCCGGAAGTGGGGGCGTGACCGGAAGTGGGCGTGAAAGGAAGTGGGCGTGATGGGAAGTGGGGACGTGACTGGAAGTTGGTTTCTGACCGGAAGCGGGGGGGCGTGACCGGAAGTGGCGGCTTGACCGGAAGTGGGCGTGACAGGAAGCGGGCATGATGGGAAGTGGGGACGTGAATGGAAATTGGTTTCTGACCGGAAGCGGGGGGGGGCGTGACCGGAAACGGGGGTGTGACCGGAAGTGGGTTCTTCCTCAGCGTAACACTGTTGGCGCTGAGTTCGGAGCCCGCGGCCCCGGAGGGTGAACTGAGGGCGCTGCTGGAGCGCGTGCACGGCGCCATGGTGAGCGGGCAGCCCTCTGCAACGCTGCGCACCGCCACGGGGCacgcacagccccacagccgccccatagagccccacagcaccacatacagccccacagccgccccatagagccccacagccgccccatagagccctatagtgccccatagagccccacagccgccccataaagccccaaagcaccccacagccgccccatagagccccacagccgccccatagagccctatagtgccccatagagccccacagccgccccatagagccccacagcaccatagagccccatagagccccacagccgccccatagagccccacagtaccccatagtgccccatagagccccacagccgccccatagagccctatagtgccccatagagccccacagccgccccatagagccccacagcaccatagagccccatagagccccacagccgccccatagagccccacagtaccccatagtgccccatagagccccacagccgccccatagagccccatacagccccatagaggcccattgcaccccatagagccccatagagccccacagccgccccatagagccccatagcaccacatagcgccccatagagacccatagtaccatatagagccccatagagccccacagccaccccatagagccccatagcaccacatagagccccatagagccccacagctgccccatagagccccatagcactccatagagccccatagagccccacagcctctctaTAGAGctccatagcaccccatagagccccatagagccccacagcctctctatagagccccatagcaccccatagagccccatagagccccacagccgccccatagagccccatagagccccacagccgccccatagagccccacagccaccccatagagccccatagcaccaCATGGAGCCCTATagcaccccacagagccccatagaaccccatagcgccccatagaaccctatagcgccccacagcgcccctTATTGGCCGCCCCCCGCAGGTGATGGTGATGGGGGCGGAGGAGCTGAGCGCCCCACATGGCCCCGAGAGGCTCAAGAGGGAACTGAAGGTAATTAACAGTGATTAATTAATTAGGGCTTAATTAgcatggggtcactgggggGTAATTAGCTGCGGGGTGGTTGGTGGGGGTTAATTTGTTGGGGGGGTAATTAAGGGGGTAATTAGTGGGGAGGAGTTGGGGAGGGTCATTGTTGGGTGGTAATTAGGGGAGTAATTAGTGTGGGGTAATTAGAATGAGACAATGTGGCAATTAATGAAGGCAATTAATGATGGCGTTAATTATTGATAGCGCTGTTTCCCACTGCTGGACGCTCTGATTGGTGGAGACGTGGTGGGCGGGGCGCCGTTGCCCCGCCCCTTTACGGCCCCGCCGCGACCGGAAATGGAGGTGAGAACCACGCCCCCCACGCCGGAAGTCCCGCCCCTCCCGTGTGGGGACGGGGGATAGAAACCGGAAGTGAGGGGGCGGTGCTGTATGCGTGGACCGGAAGTGAGGGGAAATTGTGGGATAGAGGGGAAGGTTCCGACCGGAAATGGTCGGGGGGACCGACCGGAAACGGGTTCTAAGTAAAGGGACCAGAAATGGGGAGGCCGGGGGCGGATCTAAAAGAGGACCGGAAACGGGGGGGGTCCGACCGGAAATGGGAGAGGTCTGACCGGAAATGGAGGTGGCCCGACCGGAAATGGGAGGGGAAGAGCGACCGGAAATGGAGGGGGTCCCACCGGAAATGGGCGGTGTGTCCGATCGGAAATGTGCTCCGACCGGAAATGCGGGCAGTCCTAActcgttccccccccccccccccccacacccccccaggCGGCGCTGCTGTCTCTCGGGGCGGCGGCGcgctgtgggctgtgctgcattCACGGCTCCGGGGGGCGCCCTTTGGCCGCCACCGCCCCGTGGAGGGCGCTGCCCCGAAGCGACGCCGCTCTACTGGGGGCGCTCGTCACTTCCGGTGCCACCACATCCGCCGCGGCACGTGACCTTCCGGTCTTCCTGCCTCACGGGAGCCCCACGGTGAGAGCCGGAAGTGAAGCGCGTGACGCATACGTGACCCGGAAGGGAAAGCTGGGACTCATAAGTGAGCCCGTAGTGGCCCATAAGTGAGCCTTCAGGGGTTTCGTGACCCGGAAGTGgaccctctgccccataagtgaggGCAGAGTGAGCCGGAAGTGACCCCCCAGACCCATAAGTGAGCCTATAGTGAGCCGGAAGTGGCCCAGAAGTGATCCCCAGTCCCATAAGTGAGCCGGAAGTGACCCTTGGAGACCCGGAAGTGATCCCCCCATAAGTGATTCCCCCCGCCCTGCAACGCCCCTATACCCCATAAGAGACCctctctctgccccataagtgcccaCCCGCCCCATAAGTGATCCCTTAGCCCCCCATAAGTGGTTCTCCCTCACCCCGTAAgtgcccccccgccccatagatGACTCCATAGTcccccataagtgaccccatagacccctgTAAGTGCTCCCCAGCCTCATaagtgcccccccaccccataagtgcccccatagtcccccataagTGACCACATAGacccccataagtgccccccccgccccataagtgaccccataGTCCACCATAactgaccccatagacccccataagtgccccccccCCTATAAGTGACCTCATAGTCCCCCATAAGtgctccctcagccccataagtgcccccatagtcccccataagTGACCACATAGacccccataagtgcccccatAAGTGCtcccatagtcccccataagtgaccccatagacccccataagtgcccccccagccccataagaGCCCCCCCGCCCCCTAAGTgaccccatagtcccccataagtgaccccatagacccccataatcccccccgccccataagtgccccccaccccataagtGACGCCATAGTCCCCCATAAGtgctccctcagccccataagagccccccccgccccataagtgcccccatagtcccccataagtgaccccatagacccccataagtgccccccccgccccataagtgcccccccccccccccaggtgccTCTGCGGCTGTTGGTGCTGCCATTGGTTGGGGGTCTTTGGCTGCTGATGCTCTGCGGCCCtcagccctccctgcagtgCGCGGCCACACAGGTGGGGGGAGcaatgtgtggggctgggaggcaatggggggggaatgtgtggggctggggggggctgggaagggcaatgtgtggggctgggggggcaatggggggagaagtgtggggctggggggggctgggaagggcaatgtgtggggctgggggtgcaaTGGGGGGAgaagtgtggggctggggggggctgggaagggcaatgtgtggggctgggggggcaatggggggagaagtgtggggctgggggggggctgggaagggcaatgtgtggggctgggggggcaatggggggagaagtgtggggctggggggggctgggaagggcaatgtgtggggctgggggggcaatggggggagaagtgtggggctgggggggggctgggaagggcaatgtgtggggctgggggggcaatggggggggcaatggggggagaagtgtggggctggggaggctgGGAAGGGCAatatgtggggctgggagggagtacagtgtggggctgggggggggcagagggcaggaatgtgtggggctgggggtgcaatctgtggggctggggggcaatggggggccTG contains:
- the FUZ gene encoding protein fuzzy homolog isoform X1; this encodes MEVGGTLLLVGVASASGLPLFCRSRGAPARMQVMVMGAEELSAPHGPERLKRELKRCFPLLDALIGGDVVGGAPLPRPFTAPPRPEMEAALLSLGAAARCGLCCIHGSGGRPLAATAPWRALPRSDAALLGALVTSGATTSAAARDLPVFLPHGSPTVPLRLLVLPLVGGLWLLMLCGPQPSLQCAATQLVPHFLGPAVEPLRRCARPPPAPLPPNVMAYLLIDRQHCTSHSGVGPGGSQNSPLPPRRYGAALRRMKALLVERYCPEGGGGAVAPPRLCYAALPTVTACLLLAPPRLLLLLLLPHSAPRRCLWGTAQRALQALGGS
- the FUZ gene encoding protein fuzzy homolog isoform X2 translates to MASTCSGPAAAWGSVGHRAAVGRWPGGGGDSVTLLALSSEPAAPEGELRALLERVHGAMVMVMGAEELSAPHGPERLKRELKRCFPLLDALIGGDVVGGAPLPRPFTAPPRPEMEAALLSLGAAARCGLCCIHGSGGRPLAATAPWRALPRSDAALLGALVTSGATTSAAARDLPVFLPHGSPTVPLRLLVLPLVGGLWLLMLCGPQPSLQCAATQLVPHFLGPAVEPLRRCARPPPAPLPPNVMAYLLIDRQHCTSHSGVGPGGSQNSPLPPRRYGAALRRMKALLVERYCPEGGGGAVAPPRLCYAALPTVTACLLLAPPRLLLLLLLPHSAPRRCLWGTAQRALQALGGS
- the FUZ gene encoding protein fuzzy homolog isoform X3; the protein is MASTCSGPAAAWGSVGHRAAVGRWPGGGGDSVTLLALSSEPAAPEGELRALLERVHGAMVMVMGAEELSAPHGPERLKRELKRCFPLLDALIGGDVVGGAPLPRPFTAPPRPEMEAALLSLGAAARCGLCCIHGSGGRPLAATAPWRALPRSDAALLGALVTSGATTSAAARDLPVFLPHGSPTLVPHFLGPAVEPLRRCARPPPAPLPPNVMAYLLIDRQHCTSHSGVGPGGSQNSPLPPRRYGAALRRMKALLVERYCPEGGGGAVAPPRLCYAALPTVTACLLLAPPRLLLLLLLPHSAPRRCLWGTAQRALQALGGS